In Castanea sativa cultivar Marrone di Chiusa Pesio chromosome 6, ASM4071231v1, a single window of DNA contains:
- the LOC142639931 gene encoding senescence-specific cysteine protease SAG12-like, giving the protein MALMDQKQFISSLFLVLVWVFQVVMSTNLDDPNMSKRFEQWISKYGKVYQDAGDKESKFGIFRDNAYMVDYINGANRPYKLALNKFADQLSWEFRQNRYSILDRRVMDYQQRIENLVPSLRYENMTTLPASVDWRKNGVVTPVLYDTGNQCVKIKGFEYPAPSETSLMKAVANQPVGATIRTGGDFRFYSGGVYAGACGDLRDDAHYVTIVGYGTSDDGLDYWLIKNSWGIDWGEDGYMRFLRGMDDKEGLCLIAKEASYPIV; this is encoded by the exons ATGGCCTTAATGGACCAAAAGCAATTCATATCATCTCTTTTCCTCGTACTGGTATGGGTTTTCCAAGTGGTTATGTCCACCAATCTTGACGATCCAAATATGTCTAAGAGATTTGAACAATGGATATCAAAATATGGGAAAGTTTATCAAGATGCTGGAGATAAAGAATCCAAATTTGGGATATTCCGAGACAATGCTTATATGGTTGATTATATCAATGGTGCAAACCGACCATACAAATTAGCCCTTAATAAATTTGCTGACCAACTCAGCTGGGAGTTTCGGCAGAATAGGTATTCAATACTAGATAGGCGTGTTATGGATTATCAACAAAGGATAGAAAATCTTGTACCCTCTCTTAGGTATGAAAATATGACTACACTCCCTGCTAGCGTGGATTGGAGAAAGAATGGAGTTGTCACGCCTGTCTTGTATGACACCGGCAACCAGTGTG TTAAGATTAAGGGGTTTGAGTACCCTGCGCCTAGTGAGACATCACTGATGAAAGCTGTTGCAAACCAACCTGTTGGTGCTACCATTCGTACTGGAGGCGATTTCCGATTCTATTCCGGTGGTGTTTATGCAGGAGCTTGTGGTGATTTGCGCGATGATGCTCATTATGTTACAATAGTTGGTTATGGTACCAGTGATGATGGTTTAGATTATTGGCTTATTAAGAATTCGTGGGGTATTGATTGGGGTGAGGATGGATACATGAGATTCTTGCGAGGTATGGATGATAAGGAAGGTCTTTGTCTCATTGCCAAAGAAGCCTCTTACCCTATTGtctaa
- the LOC142640843 gene encoding uncharacterized protein LOC142640843, with amino-acid sequence MITMDAKGIKWVGNIYQKFEAMCLEVEEIMYQDTVKYVEDQVQNVGATVKRFYSDVVQDFTPPSSEDPVKVPASELPVERYSDVGTYRRRKGGMKKDPLRVDVGKQAEDSKVISGVNKTVGCARSLHAVRDVDNLCQLSSGDSVKGTCSEAFSGHYRDGNIYNKSNLGIQEVPENNKLPQTEMSGEIAPINDLGRASSELSNQNQGASCDQTVTVSAPALVEVGRFDSIAESCNEVENASEHINDDSMHSASSDMTFLVDSVGNEGKEMRPPSSDGLSAESNAADICTNNGAISLFGSSLDLVQYNEVADKEVFVSHPGRSDDWSLEALESSTVSERGVETIQQDAKVKLEETCILVDGDELHFVPRKEGKRRPYKKKIQEAFSSRMRSARKHEYEQLAVWHGSDGKISQASAESSTPTLPLVNRKKTTTNDFNETEWELL; translated from the exons ATGATCACAATGGATGCAAAAGGTATAAAATGGGTTGGGAACATATATCAAAAGTTTGAAGCTATGTGCTTGGAGGTGGAAGAAATAATGTACCAG GACACGGTCAAATATGTTGAGGATCAGGTTCAGAATGTTGGGGCAACCGTTAAAAGGTTCTATTCGGACGTCGTGCAAGATTTTACTCCCCCATCCTCAGAGGATCCTGTGAAAGTGCCAGCCTCTGAGTTACCTGTAGAACGCTATTCTGACGTTGGGACCTATAGAAGGCGAAAAGGAGGTATGAAAAAAGATCCTCTGAGGGTTGATGTTGGGAAACAAGCTGAGGATTCAAAAGTAATTTCTGGTGTGAATAAAACTGTGGGTTGTGCAAGATCTCTTCATGCTGTTCGTGATGTAGATAATTTGTGTCAACTATCTTCTGGGGATTCTGTGAAAGGAACTTGCTCTGAGGCATTTTCAGGACATTATAGGGATGGGAATATCTATAACAAGTCAAACCTTGGTATCCAAGAAGTTCCAGAAAATAACAAACTGCCACAGACTGAAATGTCAGGGGAAATTGCACCTATCAATGACCTTGGCAGAGCATCATCAGAACTCTCAAATCAAAATCAGGGGGCATCATGTGACCAGACAGTTACAGTTTCAGCCCCTGCTTTGGTTGAAGTTGGAAGGTTTGACTCCATAGCAGAAAGTTGTAATGAGGTTGAAAATGCAAGTGAACATATAAATGATGACTCAATGCATAGTGCATCATCTGATATGACTTTTTTGGTTGACTCTGTTGgaaatgaaggaaaagaaatgaGACCTCCATCCTCTGATGGCCTCTCAGCTGAGTCAAATG CTGCGGACATTTGTACAAACAATGGGGCGATTTCTCTTTTTGGTTCCTCACTGGATTTAGTACAGTACAATGAAGTTGCTGATAAGGAGGTTTTTGTGTCTCATCCAG GAAGATCAGATGACTGGAGTTTGGAGGCACTTGAGAGTAGTACTGTTTCTGAACGGGGGGTGGAGACCATCCAACAAGATGCTAAGGTAAAGCTTGAGGAAACCTGTATTCTTGTGGATGGAGATGAACTTCATTTTGTTCCTCGCAAGGAAGGCAAACGTAGGCCATACAAG aaAAAGATTCAGGAAGCCTTTTCTTCAAGAATGAGGTCGGCAAGGAAGCATGAGTATGAGCAGCTGGCAGTTTGGCATGGGTCTGATGGAAAAATAAGTCAGGCATCTGCTGAGAGTTCAACGCCAACTCTTCCTCTGGTGAACAGGAAGAAAACCACAACTAATGATTTCAATGAAACTGAGTGGGAGCTTCTCTAG
- the LOC142640844 gene encoding protein trichome birefringence-like 42 has protein sequence MEISSTINDKWMFCTLVSLLSCIILLFCLNQGDEIENLSGVQNIASSTTLSNDSAQQPAASMIFSQPSNISEHEKETKEEEPSCNIFDGKWTYAPKDSPLYKGSQCPFLSDQVSCQRNGRPDFEYENWSWEANGCEIPKFNGTDMLERLRGKRVIIVGDSLNRNMWESLACLLYSSIPNPSSDAHVRETNGFYKVIRAEVYNCSVEFYWSPFLVDLVENQKRGTKTLKLEKISSSASKWRGADIMVFNTGHWWKGKLKELNYILYREKVVRKMEVELALETAMKTWADWIDKNVDMNNTKVFFRSISPEHKEDQWCYNETKPIMDESYVATFPKSLVEIVERTIGRMSKPASYLNITNLSQYRRDAHPSIYTSRQGKLLTLTQRSDPLTYADCSHWCLPGLPDTWNRLVYASMVLDKSRDISIS, from the exons ATGGAGATCAGTTCCACTATCAATGACAAATGGATGTTCTGCACATTGGTAAGCTTATTAAGCTGCATCATTCTGCTATTCTGTCTAAATCAGGGCGATGAAATTGAAAATCTATCTGGTGTTCAAAACATAGCCTCGTCAACAACATTATCAAATGACTCAGCTCAGCAGCCAGCAGCAAGCATGATTTTTTCGCAACCATCAAACATCAGTGAACATGAAAAAGAGACAAAAGAGGAAGAACCTAGCTGCAATATCTTTGATGGGAAATGGACTTATGCTCCGAAAGACAGTCCTTTGTATAAGGGATCACAGTGTCCATTTCTTAGTGATCAAGTTAGTTGCCAAAGGAATGGAAGGCCAGATTTTGAATATGAAAATTGGAGTTGGGAAGCAAACGGGTGTGAAATTCCCAA gtttaatGGTACAGACATGTTAGAGAGACTTAGAGGGAAGAGAGTGATTATAGTTGGAGACTCACTCAACAGAAACATGTGGGAATCTCTGGCTTGCCTTCTTTACTCTTCCATTCCTAATCCTTCTTCAGACGCCCATGTTCGAGAGACAAATGGTTTCTACAAGGTTATTAGAGCAGAG GTCTATAATTGTTCTGTGGAGTTCTATTGGAGCCCCTTTCTAGTAGACTTGGTAGAAAACCAAAAACGTGGTACTAAAACTCTAAAGCTAGAAAAAATTTCATCCTCAGCAAGTAAATGGCGTGGTGCTGATATAATGGTATTTAATACTGGTCACTGGTGGAAGGGGAAACTCAAAGA GttgaattatattttgtatagaGAAAAAGTAGTGAGGAAGATGGAGGTTGAATTAGCATTGGAGACAGCCATGAAAACTTGGGCTGATTGGATTGATAAGAATGTGGACATGAACAATACCAAGGTCTTTTTCCGAAGCATATCACCAGAACACAAAGAGGATCAGTGGTGTTACAACGAAACCAAACCCATCATGGATGAGTCCTATGTTGCAACATTTCCCAAGTCATTGGTAGAGATTGTTGAGAGAACAATTGGCAGAATGAGCAAACCAGCGAGCTACTTGAACATCACAAATCTATCTCAATATCGAAGAGATGCACATCCATCAATCTACACATCGAGGCAAGGGAAGCTGTTGACATTAACACAACGAAGTGATCCGTTGACTTATGCCGATTGCAGCCACTGGTGTTTGCCTGGATTGCCGGATACATGGAACAGGCTAGTGTATGCATCTATGGTCTTAGACAAGTCCAGAGATATTTCTATTTCCTAA